The nucleotide window CAGTAAATTCTTCAAGACGGATTAGCTTATCAAAACCTACATGAAGCAACCCTGCGTGAAAGCACTTCTGCTTTGTAAAAGCATCTGAACAATGCACACAatgtgaaaaaggaaaaagaatatCAGAAGACAGGCAATATATGTAGCTAGCTAGTCTGCATATGAAATCAAAACGTTTATGTAAATCAATATATTTGCTAGGGTAAATACAGTACGTACCTTCAAGAACCAAGTACATTCCCTTATTCTGATCAAGCAAAAACAATCTAAAATCAACAGATACTCCCCAACCAGTCTGAAGTGAATCTTCTCCGGCTATGCGCAAGTAGACAGAGATGTGGTCTTCCacattcttcttcttgtttccattTGGGTACAGCACCAGTTTCCTGTGTCAAATCAAGCATAAACATAAGTaaaaaagttatatatatatgtgaacaATGTGTGCAATTGATTGTATGTGTCCATTCAAATATTAGTTGGTTTTAGGGTATAGACTGATGCATTATTGATTCATGACATACACAAGTTTAGCAGAATATTAATTACCATATGTATCCTCCGGCTTCGAACTCTTTTGATTCATATCCACTGACTCCATGATATTCAGCTATCAACGAAAACGACTCTATATTTAGAGTGCAGTGAGTTGGGAGTGAATCTGAAAGTGATCTGAAAACGCCTGCGATGAAATAATATTAAGAATAGCAGGCTATTAAACTGACCAACTATAGACGTAGAAGTTACTGGGTAAATAGGGGGTTCCAGTAACACAGACAAAGTATCTTACCATCTTGGTCCGAGTTAAGGATAGCCATGGCGATCAAGTAGCTTCTCAGGTTGGGAAGGCGTCGAATATCAGACTAGGTTTTCTGTCGAATATTGAATACAACAGTACTTTAATccaattctcaaaaaaaaaaaaacagtacttTAATCCCATTAAAtctgttattattattaattattttttacgAACAAGAGTGATTGTAGTAGAATTAGGAGAAACAATGAGATTTCTTGATTACCAAGTAACCTAATATTATTAGATGCTAATCCTTATTAACAAAGTAACAATGAGGTGTCATTTGAGTTATCTTCACCATATATTTGATGCTAATCCTTTATCGAGCTCATGAGCAAAGTTATGCTAATTTATTGGTAGATTGGGGAAATTAAACAAATTTATTCTTATAAATGCAACTTCATCCTACAAAAATCCTCTTTAGTGCTGCAACTATTCTTGGTTCAAGCTACTGGAAACAGAACCCTCTCCTGCTCCAAAAGAGTTGTAAGTATGGCATTCGATCAAATTTGACAATCCAGGAGTCTTATGAGTTTATTATATATGATCCCCAACGTTCTCGATCCTCCCTAGCTCATAGCTGGTTTCAGGGATATGGCATCAAAGGTGGATCCAATGAAAACTATGACTCGTggtttttttcccctttttttgaTGGACACAAAGAACTTTGGGCCGGGTCAAAACATAGTTGTTCATGCCCATGACCCGAAGACCGACCCGGTACAGAATACCGTCGATATATGATAAGGGGGAAATAGATAGATAACCGTTGTTTCCTCCCAACAACTCGTGTTCTTTTGCACTACTCTACTTGTACTCACCTGTGAGTTCTGAAGCTCAACAAATAAGTCAGAGTGCTAAATATCCATACCCAATTGCCCAAATTATATATATCTAGACCCAGAAATACTGAAATGCTGGGCAAAGCTCCTGCTCCAGTAGTAAACCACCTATGGCCAAAACGCATTGACCCAGAATGGATGGTGGCTCAGCACCACTGCAGGTGTACTGTCCACCCCCATCACATTAGAAAAGGGGGAATAAGTTGCAGTTTGGGTCAGAAAGCCATGGATAACTCCGCTGCTGCTTATGACCTTATGGATGATTTCATTGTATTGGGAGCAACCAAGAATGACTCTTCTGTAGTCCGTGACTCTCCCAAAACCAATACCAGAGGTCCTCTTCTATCTCTCTGCTTTCAATATTTCAGTTCTATTATGGGTTTCAGCTTGTGATTTCTGCTTCACCTCAActtaaagtttgaaactttatcTGTTATGCGCTGACATTAGTGAAATGGCTTTTGGTATCTCACATATTAGACCATGTTATCTTGTATTTTACATGAAAGATTTGAACTTGAGGCACTTTGTCCTGATAATGAAGtatttgtggagcacacatacATAATTTGTTTAGTCCTGAGTGTGTGTATATGTTTATTCTGTTGTAACTGTGAGGGAATTGACTCATTGAGCATGTGTTACCATTTACAGATAATGACCGTCAACAGGCGGCAACTACTAGGAGAGTTGCCAAAGTTGGCAGAAGTTTTGGGAGATTGAAAGTGCAAAGAGTGAAATCTGTAGTGGATAAAGCTTCTCGGGTGAAGCGAGACATGGATGAAAGTGAAAATGAACTAGATGTGCAGGATACATCACCATTTATCTCTACAATTGAAGgtatggggaagaagaagaaagcaaatgCCATGAGTCGTGGAGGAAGACTTTCAAATCCTTCCAACTCACATGAGTTTAGGGACGCATTGCGTAAGAAGGAACCAACAGATTACAAGGACAATTCTAGAGTAACTACGAAAGATTTTTTTGAGCCACTCCCAGAGAGTCGGCACAAACCATATATGCGTCAGAAGCCTAACACCATCGTAGATCGACGAAAGGCTTCAGTTTCAAGAAAAGGATGGGGTAGTGGAGGGTCCATACGTGAATCATCAGAGTATCCAGACCTAGACCAACGAAGGAGAGTGTCCAATGATGGTGGCTTTTTCAGTCGAAAATCCTTTAGGGATGTGGGATGCAGTGAGTATATGATTGAATGTCTAAGGAAGCAGCTTTTCCAGCGTCCATCACATATTCAGGTACATCAAAAGACATATGTAAAGCATTTGATTTGGTGGTGCTTTGAAAATGTATGCACTCCAAAAATTGTCCTATATATCCACTTGTAGGTCATCTTGCATTCTTAGAGATACTATAGTAATGGAGGTGTACTTAAATACTCTTAAAATTGGACTTATGGAATTCCATGTACATAAAATAAGCTAACAGTTTGATAGATATATAATGCAATATCTAGCTAATATACTGATATATTAAGAGCATGCTTAGTCAACCTGTAGTTCCTGATATACTGATATAAACAGTTCCCTATACATACACTCGAAACGGTGGCATACTCATAATTAACAATTTATACTTGTACTGCACATCTTGGATCACTGCAGGCCATGGCGTTTGCTCCAGTTGTTGCTGGAAAAACCTCTATTATAGCTGACCAAAGTGGATCTGGCAAAACATTGGCTTATCTTGCTCCTGTCATTCAGCGTTTAAGGGATGAAGAACTTCAAGGACTGAGCAAGTCCTCATCACAGAGTCCTCGATTAGTTGTATTAGTTCCGACTGCGGAATTGGCTTCTCAGGTAGTTACTATCGTCTGCGCTAACAGTTACATTAACTTTTGCCTTTTCTGATCTACATGctcttagtttttgttttcagttgttaccTCTTCTCAGATGGATTATACCTTTCTAAGTTTCTAGGCATATTAATTTATTGCCAGCTGCTAGATGTTTTACCCTGATCTCTGTGCAAAAGAGTGTTGTACTATTTCCTGTGTGTGTGGGTGTCTGTGTCTCTGTgtgtgggtgtgtgtgtgtgtgtgtgtgtgtgtgtgtgaacatAACAAACATATGCAAAAGTAGCAAAACAATACAGCAGAAGCACAAACCAGCAAAATAGAGGAAACAAGTACAGCGACCagaaataagaataaaaattaCTGTATTTATGACCTTTCATTATTACCATTGGCCTTCTGCTTGTGTGTAATAATTATTAGCCTAGCTTAGTTGTTTATGGAAGACAGGAAAAGAATTAGAGAACTAAGATGCAGGAAGGCATTTACCAACCACAAACTTAGTTCTTGACAGAAAAGCTGCTTGGCTAGTATAATTATTTTGTCATGCAGTTTGCATATAAACAGGAAAGGATATGTAGTCTCATTGTATCCTTCTGGTCTTTGAATCATTACTTTAATTAAAATGTAACTTCTGCAGGTTTTGGGTAATTGCCGATCAATATCAAAATTTGGAGTTCCTGTCAGGTCTATGGTTGTAACAGGCGGTCATCGACAGAAAACTCAGCTGGAAAGTTTGCAAGAAGGTGTTGATGTTCTAATTGCAACCCCAGGTCGATTTATATATCTAATTAAGGAGGGCTTCTTGCAATTGTCAAATCTAAGATGGTAAGTCCGTTTCCTTTAACTTTGCATGAACTTTTTGTCATGGTTGTGTGTTGGGGTTTGATTAAATTAAAGCGTCCtttatattttcaatttcagtgGTGGTGTGTATCTTCCCTACTCGGCTGttctattgttttcttttccgAGAGTTTATAGTTTGTCACTGTTGTTATGAGCAGCTTTGACAACAAGTCTACCAAAACTTCTAGATACAGCATGAGATGAATAACTTCTGGAATGTGTTCTTATAGTCTGTTTTGTCAAGGAGTGATAAAATGTATCTAAAATCTCTGGAGGGAGTTTGAAAACTATGGGCCTTGATTTTGTTGTCTATATTTGTATATTCCTTACCTAGATTGTTTTTCTACTTATATAAATGTACTCATCTTTTCcagccaaaaataaaaaaagaacaaagcaaAATTGTTGCTTGAACTGTTATTCCTTGTTATGTTTCTTCTACTTTGACGGGGTAACTCACCTAGTCAGCCAAAATTAATCTAGATATAAGTATATATTATAGTGTACAGGAGTTTCTTGGTGATGCTGTTGAGTTGTCTATATCTAATGTTTGTGGGTGAGTGCGGGTGCGTGCATGTATTTATGCTTGTATATGTCAATTTACCCACATGGCACACAAATATATAATTAGAACTTCTTGTTGCAGTGCTGTGCTGGATGAGGTAGATATACTCTTTAATGATGAGGATTTTGAAGCAGCACTGCAAAGTTTAATCAATTCCGCTCCTGTAACCACACAATATCTTTTTGTCACTGCAACTTTACCACTTGGCATTTACAACAAGTTAGTTGAAGATTTTCCTGATTGTCAAGTGGTCATGGCACCTGGAATGCACCGGATAAGCCCTGGCCTTGAAGAGGTTGGTTTACTAACGTTGTGGATTTTAAACTTTGGTCCTGCTATTTAGGAGGTCAATATGAAAGCTCTTCTTTTATGTTTATTATAGTAATGTGATTGTGTGTAATGTATATCAGTTAGTAAAATCCACCAAGATTATCCCATTGTTTAGCAAATTCCAATAGCAGTGTTGTTAAGAACTTCTTCATCCTACTCAAATTTGATTTGACAATCGTAACTTCTCCCAAATCATACTCTTATTTTATATCAATTTTACTGTGATgcaatagaaaaatagagagaaGGGTTTCATGCCATGTTATTAACTTACCATAGCTGCATTAGGATATGTTCTCCCTCACTTGATTTAACTTTTTATGTTAGAACTGAAGAGCTTTATATTTACTCCAAAGTTATGGATtttaatcatcaagattcaTGTCCAGGTACTTGTAGATTGCAGTGGAGATGATCGGAGTGAAAAATCTCCAGAGATGGCATTCACAAATAAGAAATCTGCTCTTCTACAGCTTGTGGAGGGAAGTCCAGTTCCCAAAACAATAGTCTTTTGTAACAAGGTAAGGTGGGAGGATTTACTTTTGTGGTTTACACCGGTTGTCCCTGTGTGCTATTTACAAGCATTCTGACTTTTGTCCTTTTTAAGGGATAGAAGACATTGAGTTTTGACTCAACTTATCTCACTAGTCATTGAAAAATATTAATTCCAGTTAACTTTGATTCTATTTTGCAGATTGAGACATGCAGAAAAGTTGAGAATGTACTATCACGCTTTGACAGAAGTGGAACTCGTGTTCAGGTTCTACCATTTCATTCTGCTCTGGCTCAAGAATCACGGCTTGCAAACATGAAGGAGTTCACCAATTCTCATTCAGAGAAAGTAGCACAGTTTTTGGTCTGCACTGATAGGTAGTAATCTTTGGTGCAAGCATGATTTCCAACTACTGAACTTTGTTGGCAGATATGAATGGTCTGATTGATATCTGTTCCCTCTAAACTAGTCTTAAAGTTCTAATATCAAGTTGATGTTTACAAAAATATCTGACAGAGCATCACGTGGAATCGACTTTCCTGGTGTGGATCATGTTATACTCTTCGACTTCCCTCGCGATCCAAGTGAGTACGTGCGGCGTGTAGGAAGAACTGCCAGGGGCGCTGGTGGAGTGGGCAAGGCATTCATCTTTGTCGTTGGCAAGCAAGTCTCTCTTGCGCGAAGAATAATGGACAGGAACCAAAAAGGTCACCCAGTGCATGATGTACCAGCTGCGTACGAGCTTTTGTATTAATACCCCCACTGATCTGATTGTAGAATTGATGAGTAAAGAATTGCCAAAGAGCCGACAGATAGTGTCTCTTTCTTTCTGAACCTCATACAATCTTTTTGTAAGCCGACTCTAAATGAAGCATAGTGCAAGGCTGGTCTTGGGAAATATTTACTTCTTATATGATTTAATCTGAGTTTGCTTCTCATCATTTGTTAATAAATACGACACACTATTACACTACTACAGCAAATTGGCTAACTTAACTAAATGCGAGATGTTCATGTCACTTGCTTTGCCACTAGTCTGCTCAACTTCGAAATTGGTATCAACACATCAACACTACATCAATACGCATAAAATCTTCATTGTTTTGCTTGAAATTTATCGGGTGATGTTGAAAACGAATGAACTTGTTAACTCGCTAAATTTGTTCCAAGTGGTCAACCGAACGAGAAATTTGGCTAATGTCACAAATTACATGAGAACTTCTACCATATTTCTGAATATGTGATGTAATTAACCGTTGAATCAGCTTCTCtatctaaaataaataaataataaaacgaGAACTTCTACCATACTCCGGAGTATGTGATGTTTTGAATATGATCGACcgttaaatttatttttctattaataTAATTCTTAAGAAGGCTCGAAGCACCATTCTCTGAAACATGATAGAGTATAACCAATTTCTTATTTTGGcaactctttttcttttctgttatcctaaaaaaaaaaaaaagaagaaaaaagaaagaaagtggGTAATGTTCAAAACGGAAGCGTTTCTGGGTGGATAAGGTGGCAAATAAAAGAAAGGGGATTGAGTTTAGAaatagagagagggagggagtgTGAGAGTGAGAAACAGAAGGATAGAGAGATAGGAGAAAATGTCAGCGTCTCTTTCGTTCATTGGGTCTTCACAACAGCTATGGATGGGTCCCAAGTTTGTAGGAGTATCCGCTCCCAGGCCTCAATCTCAGTCTCTAGTTATCGAAGCCAAGGCCACTACCAAAAGAGAAGACAGGACCGCTCGCCATACTCGTATCAGAAAGAAGGTAACAACCATCTCCCTCCTTTCTTATCATACCCAATTTCTCAAATTTGGTTGCTTTCACCTACAATGCATATTGGTTAGTTTTATTTACCACACAATTTCAACCCAGATAAGTTATCCTCCTTTAGATTACGAAAGTTTGGAACTTTTCCTTATCTTTGAGTAATGGGTAAAGCCCCTTCTTAGCTTACAAGAACAGAGAGATGGGTGTTCAATTTTATATGTGATGTCAAAATTTTACATGTACATGAACTGGGTTAGcctgttttggttttgattagaAGAATTTACAGTTTAGAGAGAGTAaacatatatttgttgtttagtGATACTAGTATGCTTGGCATTAGCAGGCACCTCAGTTGATTGGACAAGCTCCTTTGAGGTCTCGGCGTTAGGTGGTTTGGAAATTTTAGTGTGTTTCCTCAAAGGCTCAGAGCCAAAGTCTGAAGCTTTAATTGGTTCTCTTTTGCGTTAGACTATGCTAgtgaacaagaaaaatggttcATCTTGAGAACATCTGTTTGCTTTGCTTGGTTTTGGAGTCTCTGAATTCCTGCGGTCCTTATGCTTCAGTCCTCCTCATTCGGTTGGAAGGTATTTGCTGAAAATGAGAGTTGCTGGTTCTGATGATGGATGGCTCATTTCTTGGTTTTTCAGGTTGAAGGAACTACCGAAAGGCCAAGACTATGTGTCTTCCGCTCCAACAAGCATCTCTATGTCCAAGTGATTGATGATACCAAGATGCATACACTTGCTTCAGCTTCAACAATGCAGAAGCCCATCTCTGAGGAGTTTGACTTCACTTCTGGTCCAACCATTGTAAGTTCACGGATAACAATTGAAAGGCCTGTTTAGCATTGATGCTACACTGTGTGGTTCATGTGTATTAAGCTTCATTCCGATATACATATCTTTATGGCAGTGGTCAACACGTATGTTTACCCTTGATTTTTATTGCCTAGTTAAACTGTTGCATTGATCAACTTGCAAGCTCCTTTTGTCACTTGTCTTTTAATGTTTAATCTTTCTGTAAAATTGTAAATAGACAAATGATTATAGTAACAACAACATTTGGTGAAGTTTTATCATTCAGTCTAGATATTGATTGGTTGGTTGCTGATTTTGTACATTTACCTTCTATTCATTATAGCTATTCGATAAGCCCTGATCAGTTCATGCTTTCTGGCATCAGGAAGTAGCAAAGAAGGTGGGAGAAGTCATTGCAAAGTCATGTTTGGAGAAAGGGATCACAAAGGTAGCCTTCGACCGAGGTGGCTATCCATATCATGGACGTGTGGAAGCCCTTGCTACTGCTGCTAGGGAGAATGGCCTTCAATTCTGAAACCTAGGTGGGAAATTATTTCATTTCGAATTGTTGTACCATCTTATTTCCTTTAACTTTTATAAAATCTTGGGATGGAAGAATGTATCATTTTGTAAACAGAGTTGTTGCTCTTTCCTAGTTAATTGAAGTTGAagatttgacattttttttttcttttcagaaatatGAATTGCATTAATAAGCAATCTAGATAGTTATATAAGAAATAAGTACACGGGGCCATTGTGGCCCTTCctcaacccaaatttgaaatgCAGGAAACAAAAATAGCTAAAGTGTGTGCTACCTAATTACATCTCCTAGAGCTACTGTACATATaactaaagagaaaaagtgGAAGAGATTTCGCACTTCTTCAACCAAAGCACCTTCAATCGACCAATTTATATTTGctgcattcaaatcattaatCACTCCCAAAGTATCCATTTCCAGAATTATTTGTGTTGATTGAAGACCTGTTTGGATAATAGTCTGAATGCCCAAGACGCATATGGTTTGGTAGCTTTTACAGAAAAACCACCCTTCATCCCTTTTGAAACTGCAATCATTAAATCATCATTTTCATTAAGGAGGACTGCTCCTAATCCTCTCAAATCAAGTACATCATTTACAACACCATCCACATTCAGtttcagaaaaggaaaagaaggtcGTGTCCATCTAACCTGAGCAGTTGGTCTACTAGCAGGGTAGCTAGGTTGTAGTTGTTTCTCCAAAAAATCTTGCTGCAAATGAAGAGCTTGAGCACAAAGGAAGTGAGGGCTGACTAGTTTGTGgttgaaaattgcatcattacgaGCCTGCCAAATCCTTCTACATATTAAAGTCACCAAACCCAATTCATTCGAAGTAAGAACTGATGTTGCAAATCTGAACAGGTTTTTGAAAGTCCCAAAATGTCCGCTGCCCACTGCACTCTTGAAAGGAGTAAGCTTCCAAACCTCCTTAGCCTTTGAACAAGACCAAAAGGCATGTAGAATAGTCTCCTCTTCTCCTTGGCACCTAGAACAAACTGAAGAAACAAGAAGATGTCTACAGTGTAGCAACAAAGCTGTTGGCAAGATGAAATAGGGAATGCTGTTGGTTATTTCATCTCATTTTGATGACCCATCTTACAGTTTAAATTTAGCAGTATCATTTGCTAACAGATCAGAACATAAAGGACTTTTAGTTTGTTAGAGCTACGGACAGTACGGAGCTGATAAGCAAGAAAATTCTTGCATATAACTAGAGAGAATTGATTTGTTCTTTGTTTGTGGCTGCATTTGTGAAAAGGTAAGAGTTTGTTAGCTTATTTGTTCCTTGCTACTTTACAGCCTTTTCTGTGTGTAGTCAACAAAATTTTGTTATAAAATTCAAATGTTGAGTAAAATTTATACATAGGAAAGGAAGAAGGAATAAGACCAAACCAGACCATAACCAAAGCAGAGAAACCGATGGACATGTGTAGTCCTACTTTCTATTATTAAGTTGGTTAGTTGTATCTAAACTCTCCATCCATGCTGTACTGCTAGCCTTGTGTTCATCCACAGTCCATACATTAAGAGATCCCAAAATTACAGTTGGTTATGCTTTTGGTGCTCTCATATACATGTAATAGAACAGGAAGAACATAATTATGAGGTTCTGAGATAATTTTCGTATCGATTATTGTGTGCATCTCAATTAATAAAGTCGGTCTCAAAATGGCGCCCGCCCCGCAGCCAGCGACCACCCCACCCATGAAGGCCACTTCGAATGGATCATTTCAGGGCGAAAATCCACTTGATTACACTCTTCCCTTACTCGTCGTCCAGATCATCTTGGTCGTGGTGTTCACCAGgtttcttgcatatcttctaaAACCTCTCCGGCAACCCCGAGTCATAGCCGAAGTTATAGTAAGAGCCTCTTCTTTTCCATTCATTTAAAAAacaatcattttttctttttcatcaacaTTTCTAGCACAAAGTGTTTTACAAAACTCTGACATCGCTGTGCTGCATTCACCAAATTTGTTCATTATGGCATTTTGTATCTAACTCCTCGCTTTTTCCTAATGCTCACTCAATTTGTTTATACCACATCAGtttttgaatcaatttttttaTGCATCCGTGCATCAGTTGGTAAACAAATTCAATGAATGCATGGCGGATGTCTGCTGGGCCCTCCGCATTCAGGAGGAGCAAGACCTTTCTACACACGATTTTCCcgccaaaaggcatgaccatgCTAGATACGGTAGCCAACATCAGtctctatttcttcttcttcctcgtcgGCCTCGAGCTCGACATTGACGCCATCGGCCACACCGGAAAGAAGTCCCTCGGCATCGCCCTCTGCGAGATTACCCTCCCCTTCGTCCTCGGCATCGGCACCTCCGAAGCCCTACTCGCCACCGTCTCGAAAGGCATGAAACAAGGCCCCTTCCTCGTCTTCAACGGCGTCGCCCTCTCCATCACTGCCTTCCCCGTCCTGGCCCGCATCCTCGCTGAGCTCAAGCTCCTCACCACCGATGTCGGCCGCATACCGCATTGCCATGTTCATACATCGACCAGAATTAGAAGCAAGAGTTGAGGCCACAGCAAGAACGTGCACCTTGAATCAGAAGGGTGGCCCTTTATTGCAGGACCTCGATCTTGCTTAATTAGTTTTGGCAGCATTTACACCTAACAAAGTACTGGTACTGTACGTTAAGACAAAAAATTCCTAAAACAAATATGCAAGCTCGTAAATTTTTATCCAAGGCATACATGCCCTAATTATGAACAAGTTGAACGTTTGTTGCATCTAGTTATGTTTGAGTTGTGTTTAGACCTTGAGCACTTGCATACATGGATGTACTGCATACATTTGATCTCGTGGGCCTTTTGCTGATCAGATAAGAAGTTTGAGAATTTCACATTAGTTATTGTCAATGAAAACAACAATTtccaatatatagaagaaattatgATTTCCTCAAACATGAAGGGGTACGTAATGATATAACCTTGTCTACAAGAATTAGGCTTCACTACAATTAGAAAGCCAAGAACGAGCATATAGTGATCGAAGTGCTAATATGCAGGAAATGATTACAAGTCCTAAGATAATGTCCAAAATCATGCATGTTACTTTCTGTGGATCTCAAGTCTGAGATTTTCTTCAGACatcaaagaaaactagaaaagtaATTCAGTCAATTACAAGATAATATTTGCAGTGGAAAAGGGGAGGACAACTAGTCAACGAGAGAAACTTATAATTTGAATCCTTgtgtatgttttctttatttcgtATACATGTTG belongs to Rosa chinensis cultivar Old Blush chromosome 4, RchiOBHm-V2, whole genome shotgun sequence and includes:
- the LOC112198554 gene encoding 50S ribosomal protein L18, chloroplastic, which produces MSASLSFIGSSQQLWMGPKFVGVSAPRPQSQSLVIEAKATTKREDRTARHTRIRKKVEGTTERPRLCVFRSNKHLYVQVIDDTKMHTLASASTMQKPISEEFDFTSGPTIEVAKKVGEVIAKSCLEKGITKVAFDRGGYPYHGRVEALATAARENGLQF
- the LOC121052635 gene encoding cation/H(+) antiporter 19; the protein is MAPAPQPATTPPMKATSNGSFQGENPLDYTLPLLVVQIILVVVFTRFLAYLLKPLRQPRVIAEVIGGCLLGPPHSGGARPFYTRFSRQNLYFFFFLVGLELDIDAIGHTGKKSLGIALCEITLPFVLGIGTSEALLATVSKGMKQGPFLVFNGVALSITAFPVLARILAELKLLTTDVGRIPHCHVHTSTRIRSKS
- the LOC112199542 gene encoding ubiquitin C-terminal hydrolase 12 gives rise to the protein MAILNSDQDGVFRSLSDSLPTHCTLNIESFSLIAEYHGVSGYESKEFEAGGYIWKLVLYPNGNKKKNVEDHISVYLRIAGEDSLQTGWGVSVDFRLFLLDQNKGMYLVLEDAFTKQKCFHAGLLHVGFDKLIRLEEFTDVSNGYLIDDKCVFGAEVFVCKERKTGQAECISRIKSPWL
- the LOC112198553 gene encoding DEAD-box ATP-dependent RNA helicase 50 is translated as MLGKAPAPVVNHLWPKRIDPEWMVAQHHCRCTVHPHHIRKGGISCSLGQKAMDNSAAAYDLMDDFIVLGATKNDSSVVRDSPKTNTRDNDRQQAATTRRVAKVGRSFGRLKVQRVKSVVDKASRVKRDMDESENELDVQDTSPFISTIEGMGKKKKANAMSRGGRLSNPSNSHEFRDALRKKEPTDYKDNSRVTTKDFFEPLPESRHKPYMRQKPNTIVDRRKASVSRKGWGSGGSIRESSEYPDLDQRRRVSNDGGFFSRKSFRDVGCSEYMIECLRKQLFQRPSHIQAMAFAPVVAGKTSIIADQSGSGKTLAYLAPVIQRLRDEELQGLSKSSSQSPRLVVLVPTAELASQVLGNCRSISKFGVPVRSMVVTGGHRQKTQLESLQEGVDVLIATPGRFIYLIKEGFLQLSNLRCAVLDEVDILFNDEDFEAALQSLINSAPVTTQYLFVTATLPLGIYNKLVEDFPDCQVVMAPGMHRISPGLEEVLVDCSGDDRSEKSPEMAFTNKKSALLQLVEGSPVPKTIVFCNKIETCRKVENVLSRFDRSGTRVQVLPFHSALAQESRLANMKEFTNSHSEKVAQFLVCTDRASRGIDFPGVDHVILFDFPRDPSEYVRRVGRTARGAGGVGKAFIFVVGKQVSLARRIMDRNQKGHPVHDVPAAYELLY